TAACCAACCATGCTACGACAAAAGCCACGATAAACCCGACGATGAAGAACGCAAGATTGCCGCCTTCTATGTATTTGTAATTATCCAGGAGCTCATAGCCCGAAGCCGCAATCATAATCGGTATGGCCATCAGGAACGAGAAGTCGGCGGCCGCTTTGTAGCTCGTTCCGACAAGCATTCCGCCGGCAATGGTAGAGCCTGAACGGGAGTAGCCCGGCCAGAGCGACAGACATTGCAGCAGACCGATCATGAAAGCCTGCTTATATGAAATATCGTCAATCGTTTCCGATACCACCCGAATGCGTCCCGACCTCGATAGCCACTCTGCCGCGATCATATAGATCCCGCCGACAACCAAAGAGACCAGCACCGGCGTCTGATTAAAGCCCTCGCCTTTGATGATATCCCTCAACACGAAAGCAAGTCCCATCGCCGGCACGATTCCCAGTGCCACATGAATGAGGTTAAGCTTTTTCCGGGCGGCTCGCGAGGCTGATATCTTTCCAAGCGATTCCGTGCGATTGGACAAGCCGAACAGATTGGCGATTCGCTGGCGGTAAATAAGCGCGATGGCGAGGATGGCACCCAGTTGAATGACAATTTCAAATGTCTTGATCATTTGGTCATCGGCCGGTATGCTAAGCAATTTGTTCATTAAAATCATATGTCCGGTTGACGATACCGGCAAAAATTCCGTCAAGCCCTCGATAATACCTAAAATAACCGCATTAATGATATCTCCCATAAAAGTCCCATTTCGCTCCTTTACATTCCTTGCTCGTCGCCGCCATAGGCCGCCGCATCTGTCATATTCCACCGGCTTCGCCGGCAATCGGCGAGGGCGGCTGGATCCTGCAGTTCGGCGGCGAGCACATCACGAATAAACTCGGGCAGGAAAAAACGGATATCCGTGCCGTTTTTGATTGTCTCATAACCGACACCGAACGTAAACATGTCTATTGTCCCTACCGAGTATTGACGGTCATTGTCGAATGGCTCCCCATTGACCGTTATGGAATGGATTTTGCCATGTGGAGGACTGTCCGGGTTCCACCGGATTTTCAGGCCGTCAACAGCAAGCGTGCCAAGTACGGACCCGCGGAAGCCGAACCCGCGAATCGGCTTTTCAATATATTCGCCAAGGAGGGATTGTTCGAGCGCGAAACGTACCGCCGCGCCGGAAAGCTTCATCCGGCACGGATTTATCGGCGACGGACACAGTGCGTGCAGATCGCCCGCCGTAACATCGCCGGCAGCGAGGCCGCCGAGCAGCTGTCCCGCGTTAACGATACCAATCTCGGCATCGGTCCAGCGCCGGAGACCGGCGGCGAGCAGATTGCCGAGCGGCGATTCCCTTTCGGTCCGGGCGGGCAGCGGTGCACTCAGCCGGGTAACGACCCGGCTGAGGCGGCGCACTCCCGCCTCCTGGTAGCCGCTGATGATGGCGGCGGCGGCCGGATGCTCTTCGTATGCGGCGACAGGTACACATGAAGCGCTAATGATGGGGCGCGAGGAGAGCGGGTCGATTCTGATCTCCACGCGTCCGATATAATCGCCGAACTTACCGGCGGCGCATATACAGGTCCGGCCAATCAATTCCGGCTCCACCAGCAGGTGATGCGTATGACCGCCCAAGATCAGGTCGATACCGGGCACAGTTTCAGCCATCCGGCGGTCAAGGATTAAACCGAGGTGCGACATGACTACTAGAACATCCACTTTTTGCCTAATCGCTTCAGCTTGCTCAGCTACCGCCTGCAGCGGCTCTCCCACATCCCAGCCAAGAAGCTGATAAAAATCGGCAAAGGCGGCGGTCACTCCGATAATTCCGATATTAAGCGAACCCTTGCGGATAATTGTATGCGGCATAAGCCAATCGGGCTTCTCCCCGTTCACTTTATAGCGCATGTTCGCACAAACAGTCCGGAATTTCGCTTGACGCCCGAAAGCCTCATCAAGCTGCTCAGTTGTAAACGTCAGTCCCTCATTGTTTCCCAGCGTGACCGCTTCATAGCCGGCGGCGTTGATAAGCGCTATATTAGCAAGGCCGTCGCTAGCCTCCGTCTCAATCCGCATCCGGTCCATATGATCGCCGATATCCAATGCGAGCACATGATCGCTTCCAAAAGTACGGCGGGTTTCGGCGATATAGGAGGCCATTTTTGCCGCAAGCTCCAAACGGCTGTGAATGTCGTTACTGTGCAGTAAAATGACTTCCGGCGCATCGATTGACGTATCTCTCATGCTTGCCTCCCGGTTGATTGGGGATTAACGCTTCATGCGCATATCTTGCGGGGAAAACGTATTTTTGAATCCGTATGCCACGTCCCCGCGGCTTGCCTCTTCGTGAAGAATACGGCATACAACCACGCTCTTCACATTTAAGCAAGCGCTTGTTCCGTTCGGCACATATAGCCGGATCGGACCGCCCTTCGTCAGCGGTGAACCGTTAATCGCAAACTGAACTGCAGCATCGGGGAGCTGCTCCCAGGGAATAAGCGCTTCAAAGGCATCAGCCGCTTCCACTTTCAGATGAGTCGGCTGCGGCACGTCGTCCGTTATACCTTGGCCATTGCGCCATTCCTCATACCATGCGGCAAAATCAAAAGCTTCTCCGGCTGCATCGGCAACACGTTCGGATAGAACGAATGTGCCTCCGGCAAGCGAAGCCATCGCTTCCGGCGACGTTTCATGGGGCTGCCGGCCGAAATGATCGATAATAATTGTACGGGATTGTGCTTCCTTCATAACGATTCCCCTTCATACAAATTCGGCTTACTGCCGGGCTTAGCCGCCGATTTGCGACATCCGCCTTGCTGTAGGCTCATGACTCTGTGCTTCGCCCGCCAATTTGGCGGCCATTTCGTGATTGAGCGGTTTGATTTCCATAGCCCGCATATAGATTGCGCGAAGCGCTTCGGGATCGCCGAGTGCAGGCTTCACGTTCAGTTCGTCTACCCAATAGAGGCATGGTTTCAGGTTTCCGTCCGCCGTTAGACGCAGACGGTTGCACCGTTTGCAGAAATGATCGCTGATTGGATGAATGAGTCCGAACGATCCCGTTCCTCCCGTGATCCGGTAGTCCTCTGACGGACCGTTGCCGACGATATCGTCCAACCGCTCGACGTCGAGGCTCTGTTCTTGCGCAATCTCGAGCACGCGCGTCAAGGGCAGATAGTGGTTCTTCCAGTTGTCGTCGGCGTGACCGATCGGCATATATTCAATAAAACGGACATGGAGCGGGTGCTCGTATGCCATTTTTAGAAAGGCGGCGATTTCATCCTCGTTGACGCCTTTAAGAAGGACGCAGTTTAATTTGATCGGCGAGAATCCGACGCGAGCCGCAGCTTCGATGCCATCCATAACCCGTTTCAAATCGCCTCGTCTGGCTATGAAACGAAACCGGGTCGGGTCAAGCGTATCCAGACTGATATTAACTCTGTTGACGCCAGCTCTTCGCAGCGCCTCGGCTTGGTCCGCCAGCAGTACGCCGTTCGTTGTGAGGGATATATCCCGTATCCCGGGAATGGCCGCGAGACGACTGACAAGACCGTCAAGGCCGGGACGGACAAGCGGCTCTCCTCCGGTTATCCGGAGCTTGGAAATGCCGAGGCTGGCGCCTATTTCAACGACCTCGACAATATGATCGTAACTGAGCAGATCGGATGACGGCGCAAATTCCACGCCTTCTTCCGGCATGCAGTACAAACA
This is a stretch of genomic DNA from Paenibacillus sp. sptzw28. It encodes these proteins:
- a CDS encoding bifunctional UDP-sugar hydrolase/5'-nucleotidase; translation: MRDTSIDAPEVILLHSNDIHSRLELAAKMASYIAETRRTFGSDHVLALDIGDHMDRMRIETEASDGLANIALINAAGYEAVTLGNNEGLTFTTEQLDEAFGRQAKFRTVCANMRYKVNGEKPDWLMPHTIIRKGSLNIGIIGVTAAFADFYQLLGWDVGEPLQAVAEQAEAIRQKVDVLVVMSHLGLILDRRMAETVPGIDLILGGHTHHLLVEPELIGRTCICAAGKFGDYIGRVEIRIDPLSSRPIISASCVPVAAYEEHPAAAAIISGYQEAGVRRLSRVVTRLSAPLPARTERESPLGNLLAAGLRRWTDAEIGIVNAGQLLGGLAAGDVTAGDLHALCPSPINPCRMKLSGAAVRFALEQSLLGEYIEKPIRGFGFRGSVLGTLAVDGLKIRWNPDSPPHGKIHSITVNGEPFDNDRQYSVGTIDMFTFGVGYETIKNGTDIRFFLPEFIRDVLAAELQDPAALADCRRSRWNMTDAAAYGGDEQGM
- the moaA gene encoding GTP 3',8-cyclase MoaA, producing the protein MPVLTDRFERVHDYLRISVTDRCNLRCLYCMPEEGVEFAPSSDLLSYDHIVEVVEIGASLGISKLRITGGEPLVRPGLDGLVSRLAAIPGIRDISLTTNGVLLADQAEALRRAGVNRVNISLDTLDPTRFRFIARRGDLKRVMDGIEAAARVGFSPIKLNCVLLKGVNEDEIAAFLKMAYEHPLHVRFIEYMPIGHADDNWKNHYLPLTRVLEIAQEQSLDVERLDDIVGNGPSEDYRITGGTGSFGLIHPISDHFCKRCNRLRLTADGNLKPCLYWVDELNVKPALGDPEALRAIYMRAMEIKPLNHEMAAKLAGEAQSHEPTARRMSQIGG
- a CDS encoding undecaprenyl-diphosphate phosphatase, producing MGDIINAVILGIIEGLTEFLPVSSTGHMILMNKLLSIPADDQMIKTFEIVIQLGAILAIALIYRQRIANLFGLSNRTESLGKISASRAARKKLNLIHVALGIVPAMGLAFVLRDIIKGEGFNQTPVLVSLVVGGIYMIAAEWLSRSGRIRVVSETIDDISYKQAFMIGLLQCLSLWPGYSRSGSTIAGGMLVGTSYKAAADFSFLMAIPIMIAASGYELLDNYKYIEGGNLAFFIVGFIVAFVVAWLVIVLFLKHIQKVRLTHFAIYRFILAALFWLFIMR